A genome region from Bemisia tabaci chromosome 3, PGI_BMITA_v3 includes the following:
- the shop gene encoding sulfite oxidase, with product MALSRFFIHRSIKSKNILSSCSVFNLQNQRLSYEQPPIKEENNFRTKHLWRVGIGLCLFGCSYYLIKNEYLYVVSATTEKSKATIKGLPEYTLDEVADHASKEDGIWVTYQRGVYDITKFVEEHPGGSEKILMAAGGSLEPFWSMYSVHQQPSILAILEQFRIGNLSEADAKEVAKDVSDPYLNDPKRHPILHPSSLKPYNAEPPPSILVDSYVTPNDLFYVRNHLPVPKVEVSTYKLKVYDANMKETSFSLEDIKTKFPKVTVTATVMCAGNRRGEMVKVKPVKGLSWGHAAIGNATWSGARLHEVLRSLGIDETSPNIEHVQFEGLDTDGVSVFYGASIPIEKALNPAGDVILAYEMNGEPIPRDHGYPLRVIVPGIVGARNVKWLGKIIVSKNESESHWQQNDYKGFSPSTDWDTVDFKTAPAIQELPVISAICDPSNSETISVKNGKITVRGYAWSGGGSKIVRVDVTGDQGKTWQVAKLIDEEADARPYRHWGWTLWTAEIPVSSGSKQVELWAKAVDSNYNTQPETFENIWNLRGVLSNAYHRIKVNLKYA from the exons ATGGCTTTATCAAGATTCTTCATCCATAG GAGTATCAAGAGCAAGAATATTTTGTCTTCATGCTCTGTTTTTAATCTGCAAAATCAGAGGCTCAGTTATGAGCAACCTCCCatcaaagaagaaaataattttagaacaAAACATCTGTGGCGAGTTGGAATTGGATTATGCCTCTTTGGGTGCTCATACTACTTAATTAAAA ATGAATATCTCTATGTTGTTTCTGCAACAACTGAGAAGAGTAAGGCTACAATCAAAGGACTTCCAGAGTACACTTTGGATGAAGTCGCGGATCATGCATCAAAAGAAGATGGAATTTGGGTAACGTACCAGAGAGGAGTTTATGACATCACAAAGTTTGTCGAAGAGCATCCGGGAGGATCTGAGAAGATTCTAATGGCTGCTGGAGGATCTTTGGAGCCTTTTTGGTCCATGTACAGTGTTCATCAACAACCAAGTATTCTAGCCATCTTAGAGCAGTTCAGAATAG GAAACTTATCTGAAGCCGATGCCAAAGAGGTTGCTAAAGACGTATCTGATCCGTATTTGAACGACCCTAAGAGGCATCCAATTTTGCATCCCTCTTCTTTAAAGCCCTACAATGCGGAACCTCCTCCATCTATCCTTGTCGATAGTTATGTAACACCAAA TGACTTATTTTATGTGCGAAATCACCTGCCAGTCCCGAAAGTTGAAGTTTCAACCTACAAATTGAAAGTCTATGATGCAAACATGAAAGAGACAAGTTTTTCTCTAGAGGATATCAAAACCAAGTTTCCAAAAGTGACGGTAACTGCTACTGTCATGTGTGCTGGTAATCGGCGCGGTGAAATGGTGAAG GTGAAACCAGTGAAAGGTTTAAGCTGGGGTCATGCAGCCATTGGTAATGCCACTTGGTCCGGAGCCAGATTACACGAAGTTCTTCGAAGTTTAGGAATTGATGAGACCTCTCCAAATATTGAACATGTTCAG TTTGAAGGATTGGATACAGATGGTGTGAGCGTTTTCTATGGAGCCTCAATCCCAATTGAAAAGGCGTTAAACCCTGCTGGAGATGTAATTTTAGCCTATGAAATGAATGGTGAACCAATTCCCAGGGATCATGGATATCCTCTCCGGGTCATCGTACCTGGTATTGTCGGTGCTCGAAATGTCAAGTGGCTAG GCAAAATAATTGTTTCCAAGAATGAAAGCGAATCACATTGGCAGCAAAATGACTACAAAGGATTTTCTCCAAGCACTGATTGGGATacagttgatttcaaaactgcACCTGCTATTCAAGAGCTGCCTGTGATATCTGCAATATGCGATCCCTCAAATTCAGAAACAATATCAgtgaaaaatggcaaaattacagTGAGAg gTTACGCATGGTCCGGAGGGGGAAGCAAAATTGTTCGTGTAGATGTGACAGGGGATCAGGGTAAAACATGGCAAGTTGCGAAACTCATCGATGAGGAGGCAGATGCTCGCCCATACCGTCATTGGGGATGGACCTTATGGACTGCTGAAATTCCAGTCTCCTCAGGATCAAAGCAG GTTGAGCTATGGGCAAAAGCAGTGGATTCCAACTACAACACACAACCTGAAACCTTTGAGAACATATGGAATTTGCGTGGAGTTCTCTCAAATGCATATCATCGAATCAAAGTAAATCTAAAATATGCGTAA